One region of Girardinichthys multiradiatus isolate DD_20200921_A chromosome 1, DD_fGirMul_XY1, whole genome shotgun sequence genomic DNA includes:
- the galnt6 gene encoding polypeptide N-acetylgalactosaminyltransferase 6 isoform X1: protein MRLLRRRLSPLKLVFLGGTLFMVILVVLHRDVGSSNTGDPWLQDLAHKRDKVMVIVRNAVNNIGFQIGAPQPPLVQVQPTEDAKCRSGFYTQAELKPHLERPPQDPQHPGADGRAFVKDNLTPEEQKEKEDGMTRHCFNQFASDQISLSRSLGDDTRPPECVDRKFARCPPLPTTSVIIVFHNEAWSTLLRTVYSVLHTSPAVLLKEIILVDDASMADHLQKKLEVFVEQFKIVRVVRQPERKGLITARLLGASIATAEVLTFLDAHCECFHGWLEPLLARIVEEPTAVVSPEITTIDLNSFQFNKPIATNRAYNRGNFDWSLTFGWEAIPEEAKRLRKDETYPVKTPTFAGGLFSISKKYFEHIGTYDDKMEIWGGENVEMSFRVWQCGGQLEIIPCSVVGHVFRTKSPHTFPKGTEVITRNQVRLAEVWMDDFKKIFYRRNQNAAVMASENKYGDISDRLKLRDRLQCKNFTWYLNTIYPEIFIPDLKPEKFGAIRNSGSRTCLDVGENNQGGKAMIMYQCHNMGGNQYFEYSSHKELRHNIGKQLCLHANDQSEPVKIELCQLKGRGTSLSPQQEWVFTEESLLKNPSSGKCLQLRGEEVKMDHCNAADPFQQWSFS, encoded by the exons ATGCGTCTGCTACGCCGGCGTTTGTCTCCTCTAAAGCTGGTCTTCCTCGGGGGCACTCTATTCATGGTGATTCTGGTGGTTCTCCATAGAGATGTTGGCTCCTCAAACACTGGAGACCCCTGGTTGCAGGACCTGGCCCATAAAAGGGACAAGGTGATGGTCATTGTGCGAAACGCCGTAAACAACATAGGCTTCCAGATCGGAGCTCCACAGCCGCCACTAGTGCAGGTGCAGCCCACGGAGGACGCTAAATGCCGCTCTGGATTTTACACTCAGGCTGAGCTCAAACCTCACCTGGAGAGACCGCCGCAGGACCCTCAACACCCTGGGGCTGACGGGAGAGCATTTGTCAAGGATAACTTGACTCCTGAGGAGCAGAAGGAGAAGGAGGATGGCATGACGCGGCATTGCTTCAACCAGTTTGCCAGTGATCAGATTTCGCTTAGCCGCAGTCTTGGGGATGACACAAGACCTCCAGA GTGTGTGGACAGAAAGTTTGCTCGCTGTCCTCCTCTGCCCACTACTAGTGTCATCATTGTCTTCCACAACGAGGCCTGGTCCACGCTCCTCAGGACGGTCTACAGTGTCCTGCACACGTCTCCCGCCGTCCTGCTGAAGGAGATCATTTTGGTTGACGATGCCAGTATGGCAG ACCACCTGCAGAAAAAGCTGGAGGTGTTTGTGGAGCAGTTTAAGATCGTCCGTGTTGTCAGGCAGCCAGAGAGAAAAGGCCTCATCACAGCCAGGTTGCTGGGAGCTAGCATAGCTACGGCTGAAGTGCTCACCTTCCTTGATGCGCACT GTGAGTGTTTTCATGGTTGGTTAGAGCCTCTTTTGGCCCGGATAGTTGAGGAACCCACTGCTGTAGTCAGCCCGGAGATCACTACCATTGACCTCAATTCCTTTCAGTTCAACAAGCCCATTGCCACCAACCGCGCATACAACCGAGGTAACTTCGACTGGAGCCTGACCTTCGGCTGGGAGGCGATACCCGAGGAAGCAAAGAGGCTGCGCAAAGATGAAACCTACCCTGTAAA AACACCTACTTTTGCTGGAGGCCTTTTCTCAATCTCAAAGAAGTACTTTGAGCACATTGGAACATATGATGACAAGATGGAGATCTGGGGCggagaaaatgtggaaatgtccTTCAGG GTGTGGCAGTGTGGAGGCCAGCTGGAGATCATACCCTGTTCAGTGGTGGGCCACGTTTTCCGCACCAAAAGCCCACACACATTTCCCAAGGGCACTGAGGTCATAACACGCAACCAGGTGCGGCTGGCTGAAGTCTGGATGGATGATTTTAAGAAGATCTTCTATCGCCGCAACCAAAATGCTGCAGTGATGGCCAGCGAG AATAAATATGGAGACATCTCTGATCGCCTCAAACTGAGGGACAGGCTTCAATGCAAGAACTTCACCTGGTACCTGAACACAATCTACCCAGAGATCTTCATTCCTGACCTAAAGCCAGAAAAATTTGGAGCA ATCAGAAACTCAGGATCTAGAACCTGCCTGGATGTTGGAGAGAACAACCAGGGAGGTAAAGCTATGATCATGTACCAGTGTCACAACATGGGCGGGAACCAG TACTTTGAGTATTCATCCCACAAGGAGCTGCGTCACAATATTGGAAAGCAGCTTTGTCTCCATGCCAACGATCAGTCAGAGCCAGTGAAGATCGAGCTCTGCCAGCTGAAGGGGAGAGGTACCAGCTTGTCACCACAACAGGAGTGGGTCTTTACAGAG gaAAGTCTTCTGAAGAATCCAAGCAGTGGGAAATGTTTACAACTGAGAGGGGAAGAGGTTAAGATGGACCACTGTAATGCAGCAGATCCCTTCCAGCAATGGAGCTTCAGTTGA
- the galnt6 gene encoding polypeptide N-acetylgalactosaminyltransferase 6 isoform X2, producing MRLLRRRLSPLKLVFLGGTLFMVILVVLHRDVGSSNTGDPWLQDLAHKRDKAELKPHLERPPQDPQHPGADGRAFVKDNLTPEEQKEKEDGMTRHCFNQFASDQISLSRSLGDDTRPPECVDRKFARCPPLPTTSVIIVFHNEAWSTLLRTVYSVLHTSPAVLLKEIILVDDASMADHLQKKLEVFVEQFKIVRVVRQPERKGLITARLLGASIATAEVLTFLDAHCECFHGWLEPLLARIVEEPTAVVSPEITTIDLNSFQFNKPIATNRAYNRGNFDWSLTFGWEAIPEEAKRLRKDETYPVKTPTFAGGLFSISKKYFEHIGTYDDKMEIWGGENVEMSFRVWQCGGQLEIIPCSVVGHVFRTKSPHTFPKGTEVITRNQVRLAEVWMDDFKKIFYRRNQNAAVMASENKYGDISDRLKLRDRLQCKNFTWYLNTIYPEIFIPDLKPEKFGAIRNSGSRTCLDVGENNQGGKAMIMYQCHNMGGNQYFEYSSHKELRHNIGKQLCLHANDQSEPVKIELCQLKGRGTSLSPQQEWVFTEESLLKNPSSGKCLQLRGEEVKMDHCNAADPFQQWSFS from the exons ATGCGTCTGCTACGCCGGCGTTTGTCTCCTCTAAAGCTGGTCTTCCTCGGGGGCACTCTATTCATGGTGATTCTGGTGGTTCTCCATAGAGATGTTGGCTCCTCAAACACTGGAGACCCCTGGTTGCAGGACCTGGCCCATAAAAGGGACAAG GCTGAGCTCAAACCTCACCTGGAGAGACCGCCGCAGGACCCTCAACACCCTGGGGCTGACGGGAGAGCATTTGTCAAGGATAACTTGACTCCTGAGGAGCAGAAGGAGAAGGAGGATGGCATGACGCGGCATTGCTTCAACCAGTTTGCCAGTGATCAGATTTCGCTTAGCCGCAGTCTTGGGGATGACACAAGACCTCCAGA GTGTGTGGACAGAAAGTTTGCTCGCTGTCCTCCTCTGCCCACTACTAGTGTCATCATTGTCTTCCACAACGAGGCCTGGTCCACGCTCCTCAGGACGGTCTACAGTGTCCTGCACACGTCTCCCGCCGTCCTGCTGAAGGAGATCATTTTGGTTGACGATGCCAGTATGGCAG ACCACCTGCAGAAAAAGCTGGAGGTGTTTGTGGAGCAGTTTAAGATCGTCCGTGTTGTCAGGCAGCCAGAGAGAAAAGGCCTCATCACAGCCAGGTTGCTGGGAGCTAGCATAGCTACGGCTGAAGTGCTCACCTTCCTTGATGCGCACT GTGAGTGTTTTCATGGTTGGTTAGAGCCTCTTTTGGCCCGGATAGTTGAGGAACCCACTGCTGTAGTCAGCCCGGAGATCACTACCATTGACCTCAATTCCTTTCAGTTCAACAAGCCCATTGCCACCAACCGCGCATACAACCGAGGTAACTTCGACTGGAGCCTGACCTTCGGCTGGGAGGCGATACCCGAGGAAGCAAAGAGGCTGCGCAAAGATGAAACCTACCCTGTAAA AACACCTACTTTTGCTGGAGGCCTTTTCTCAATCTCAAAGAAGTACTTTGAGCACATTGGAACATATGATGACAAGATGGAGATCTGGGGCggagaaaatgtggaaatgtccTTCAGG GTGTGGCAGTGTGGAGGCCAGCTGGAGATCATACCCTGTTCAGTGGTGGGCCACGTTTTCCGCACCAAAAGCCCACACACATTTCCCAAGGGCACTGAGGTCATAACACGCAACCAGGTGCGGCTGGCTGAAGTCTGGATGGATGATTTTAAGAAGATCTTCTATCGCCGCAACCAAAATGCTGCAGTGATGGCCAGCGAG AATAAATATGGAGACATCTCTGATCGCCTCAAACTGAGGGACAGGCTTCAATGCAAGAACTTCACCTGGTACCTGAACACAATCTACCCAGAGATCTTCATTCCTGACCTAAAGCCAGAAAAATTTGGAGCA ATCAGAAACTCAGGATCTAGAACCTGCCTGGATGTTGGAGAGAACAACCAGGGAGGTAAAGCTATGATCATGTACCAGTGTCACAACATGGGCGGGAACCAG TACTTTGAGTATTCATCCCACAAGGAGCTGCGTCACAATATTGGAAAGCAGCTTTGTCTCCATGCCAACGATCAGTCAGAGCCAGTGAAGATCGAGCTCTGCCAGCTGAAGGGGAGAGGTACCAGCTTGTCACCACAACAGGAGTGGGTCTTTACAGAG gaAAGTCTTCTGAAGAATCCAAGCAGTGGGAAATGTTTACAACTGAGAGGGGAAGAGGTTAAGATGGACCACTGTAATGCAGCAGATCCCTTCCAGCAATGGAGCTTCAGTTGA
- the LOC124869781 gene encoding glucose-6-phosphate 1-dehydrogenase-like isoform X2 — protein sequence MEPLTRSEVFVQLRKELYGDKESSHSNTHIFIILGASGDLAKKKIYPTLWWLFRDGLLPENIYIVGFARSNLTVENIKAACMPHMKVTDDELDSLSAFFKRNSYLSGRYDVGSSFEQLNSHLLSLPGGENASRLFYLALPATIYHHVGTNLREHCMSCKGWNRVIFEKPFGRDLQSSQELSVHLSSLFKEDQIYRIDHYLGKEMVQNLMILRFGNRIFGPIWNRNSVACVVLTFKEPFGTQGRGGYFDGFGIIRDVMQNHLLQMLCLIAMEKPASTSPADVRDEKVKVLKCISSPDMRNVVLGQYVGDSEGEGDSKLGYLDDPTVPKRSCTPTFATAVLYVHNERWDGVPFILRCGKALNERKAEVRLQFTDVPGDIFAERCQRNELVVRVQPDEAIYLKMMTKRPGVFFSPEETELDLTYKSRYKNVKLPDAYERLILDVFCGNQMHFVRSDELREAWRIFTPLLHQIEAVKRQPIPYKYGSRGPSESDDLMQRVGFRYEGRYKCFT from the exons ATGGAGCCCTTGACTCGTTCAGAGGTGTTTGTACAGCTCCGGAAGGAGCTCTATGGAGACAAAGAGTCAAGTCATTCCAACACGCATATTTTTATCATCCTGGGAGCGTCT GGAGATCTTGCTAAAAAGAAGATCTATCCGACATTGTG GTGGTTATTCAGAGATGGCCTGCTCCCAGAGAACATCTATATTGTGGGTTTTGCTCGGTCTAACCTGACTGTGGAGAACATTAAGGCAGCATGTATGCCTCACATGAAG GTCACTGATGACGAACTTGATAGTCTATCAGCCTTCTTCAAAAGGAACTCTTACCTGAGTGGTCGCTACGATGTTGGCAGCTCCTTTGAACAACTGAACAGCCATCTATTATCTCTGCCAGGAGGAGAAAACGCCAGCCGACTCTTCTACCTGGCTCTGCCTGCCACTATCTACCACCATGTTGGCACAAACTTGAGAGAACACTGCATGAGCTGCAA AGGCTGGAACAGGGTAATCTTTGAGAAGCCGTTCGGTCGTGACCTCCAGAGCTCCCAGGAGCTATCGGTCCACCTGTCTTCCCTGTTCAAAGAAGACCAGATCTACCGCATAGATCACTACCTGGGAAAAGAGATGGTCCAGAACCTTATGATTCTCAG GTTTGGAAATCGCATTTTTGGACCCATATGGAACAGGAACAGTGTGGCCTGTGTGGTGCTCACCTTCAAGGAGCCCTTTGGCACTCAGGGCCGTGGAGGATACTTTGATGGCTTTGGGATCATAAG agATGTCATGCAGAATCACCTGCTTCAGATGCTCTGTTTGATTGCAATGGAAAAACCTGCATCCACCAGCCCAGCTGATGTGAGGGATGAGAAG GTGAAAGTGCTGAAGTGCATATCTTCTCCTGATATGAGAAATGTGGTGCTTGGTCAGTATGTTGGAGATTCAGAAGGGGAGGGTGACTCCAAGCTGGGTTACCTTGATGATCCCACAGTACCAAAAAGGTCCTGCACACCAACGTTCGCAACTGCAGTTCTCTACGTCCATAATGAAAGATGGGATG GGGTTCCTTTCATTCTGCGCTGTGGGAAAGCTCTAAATGAGCGGAAAGCAGAGGTGCGTCTGCAGTTCACGGATGTACCTGGAGACATCTTTGCTGAACGCTGTCAGAGAAACGAGTTGGTGGTCCGTGTGCAGCCAGACGAGGCTATTTATCTGAAGATGATGACCAAGAGGCCTGGAGTTTTCTTCAGCCCAGAGGAGACTGAGCTGGACCTCACTTACAAGAGCAGATACAAG AATGTGAAGCTCCCTGATGCTTACGAGAGACTGATTCTGGATGTCTTCTGTGGAAATCAGATGCACTTTGTCCGCAG CGATGAGTTGCGAGAAGCCTGGAGGATCTTCACCCCCCTTCTCCACCAAATAGAAGCTGTAAAGAGACAGCCAATTCCTTACAAATATGGAAG TCGTGGTCCCAGTGAATCAGATGATCTTATGCAGAGGGTGGGCTTCCGCTACGAGGGAAGATACAA GTGTTTTACCTAA
- the LOC124869781 gene encoding glucose-6-phosphate 1-dehydrogenase-like isoform X1 — translation MEPLTRSEVFVQLRKELYGDKESSHSNTHIFIILGASGDLAKKKIYPTLWWLFRDGLLPENIYIVGFARSNLTVENIKAACMPHMKVTDDELDSLSAFFKRNSYLSGRYDVGSSFEQLNSHLLSLPGGENASRLFYLALPATIYHHVGTNLREHCMSCKGWNRVIFEKPFGRDLQSSQELSVHLSSLFKEDQIYRIDHYLGKEMVQNLMILRFGNRIFGPIWNRNSVACVVLTFKEPFGTQGRGGYFDGFGIIRDVMQNHLLQMLCLIAMEKPASTSPADVRDEKVKVLKCISSPDMRNVVLGQYVGDSEGEGDSKLGYLDDPTVPKRSCTPTFATAVLYVHNERWDGVPFILRCGKALNERKAEVRLQFTDVPGDIFAERCQRNELVVRVQPDEAIYLKMMTKRPGVFFSPEETELDLTYKSRYKNVKLPDAYERLILDVFCGNQMHFVRSDELREAWRIFTPLLHQIEAVKRQPIPYKYGSRGPSESDDLMQRVGFRYEGRYKWVQPHTN, via the exons ATGGAGCCCTTGACTCGTTCAGAGGTGTTTGTACAGCTCCGGAAGGAGCTCTATGGAGACAAAGAGTCAAGTCATTCCAACACGCATATTTTTATCATCCTGGGAGCGTCT GGAGATCTTGCTAAAAAGAAGATCTATCCGACATTGTG GTGGTTATTCAGAGATGGCCTGCTCCCAGAGAACATCTATATTGTGGGTTTTGCTCGGTCTAACCTGACTGTGGAGAACATTAAGGCAGCATGTATGCCTCACATGAAG GTCACTGATGACGAACTTGATAGTCTATCAGCCTTCTTCAAAAGGAACTCTTACCTGAGTGGTCGCTACGATGTTGGCAGCTCCTTTGAACAACTGAACAGCCATCTATTATCTCTGCCAGGAGGAGAAAACGCCAGCCGACTCTTCTACCTGGCTCTGCCTGCCACTATCTACCACCATGTTGGCACAAACTTGAGAGAACACTGCATGAGCTGCAA AGGCTGGAACAGGGTAATCTTTGAGAAGCCGTTCGGTCGTGACCTCCAGAGCTCCCAGGAGCTATCGGTCCACCTGTCTTCCCTGTTCAAAGAAGACCAGATCTACCGCATAGATCACTACCTGGGAAAAGAGATGGTCCAGAACCTTATGATTCTCAG GTTTGGAAATCGCATTTTTGGACCCATATGGAACAGGAACAGTGTGGCCTGTGTGGTGCTCACCTTCAAGGAGCCCTTTGGCACTCAGGGCCGTGGAGGATACTTTGATGGCTTTGGGATCATAAG agATGTCATGCAGAATCACCTGCTTCAGATGCTCTGTTTGATTGCAATGGAAAAACCTGCATCCACCAGCCCAGCTGATGTGAGGGATGAGAAG GTGAAAGTGCTGAAGTGCATATCTTCTCCTGATATGAGAAATGTGGTGCTTGGTCAGTATGTTGGAGATTCAGAAGGGGAGGGTGACTCCAAGCTGGGTTACCTTGATGATCCCACAGTACCAAAAAGGTCCTGCACACCAACGTTCGCAACTGCAGTTCTCTACGTCCATAATGAAAGATGGGATG GGGTTCCTTTCATTCTGCGCTGTGGGAAAGCTCTAAATGAGCGGAAAGCAGAGGTGCGTCTGCAGTTCACGGATGTACCTGGAGACATCTTTGCTGAACGCTGTCAGAGAAACGAGTTGGTGGTCCGTGTGCAGCCAGACGAGGCTATTTATCTGAAGATGATGACCAAGAGGCCTGGAGTTTTCTTCAGCCCAGAGGAGACTGAGCTGGACCTCACTTACAAGAGCAGATACAAG AATGTGAAGCTCCCTGATGCTTACGAGAGACTGATTCTGGATGTCTTCTGTGGAAATCAGATGCACTTTGTCCGCAG CGATGAGTTGCGAGAAGCCTGGAGGATCTTCACCCCCCTTCTCCACCAAATAGAAGCTGTAAAGAGACAGCCAATTCCTTACAAATATGGAAG TCGTGGTCCCAGTGAATCAGATGATCTTATGCAGAGGGTGGGCTTCCGCTACGAGGGAAGATACAAGTGGGTGCAGCCCCACACAAACTGA
- the zgc:158263 gene encoding ceramide kinase family protein isoform X2, with the protein MKTQMETDLKLESSLWVGNKRHLAVLTGWHLRWTEADKKNPDKKTVPVAEVVGVEEGRVEILPHKSVEDTGRDFTVFYVKRSNSRTTSGLLWRLGRTQFSCPSRVLRDQWTKHLLTVLKTHSPLRPHRLLVFINPFGGKNKGRQIYHSLVAPLFELAGISSHVIVTERANHARDHLLKKDLTGFDGVVCVGGDGMFNEILHGVIGRTQQEAGLSENDPAVTLQQCPLHIGIVPAGSTDCVCYATVGVIDPVTSALHIVIGDSQPLDVCSVHYGPGQVRYSVSLVGYGFYGDVLAESEKHRWMGPFRYDYSGAVVFLSNRSYSGTVQYLPADPLLSSPRDKTRCLSGCGVCSRSTERLFRNSSDSGSLYSSYSGPFSNDSEGEWVSVDGRFKCVSLTCMSSSCAKSPLGLSPSAHLADGTGDLILVWDTNPLGFLKYLHRHTTTQDQFDLPFVEVHRVKAVRFALAGRGEEAEDNESLSNGMDGEDGGHVENGSRAGSLQHLAAGAKGQTMTSEDKTVTPFMCGLCCRKTPAVSVWNCDGEMLPFPEIFCKIHGQLVHLYARGIEDGTSLRDCTEERVESNTTCILQR; encoded by the exons ATGAAAACGCAGATGGAGACTGATCTAAAACTAGAATCAAGTTTGTGGGTCGGAAATAAGAGACACCTGGCTGTCCTGACAGGCTGGCATCTCAGATGGACCGAGGCGGACAAGAAGAACCCAGATAAGAAAACTG TTCCTGTGGCGGAGGTGGTGGGAGTGGAGGAGGGCCGGGTGGAGATCCTGCCTCACAAGTCTGTAGAAGATACAGGTAGAGACTTCACAG TTTTCTATGTAAAGCGTAGCAACAGCAGGACAACCTCTGGGCTGCTGTGGAGACTGGGCCGGACCCAGTTTTCCTGCCCCAGTCGTGTCCTCAGAGACCAGTGGACGAAACACCTATTGACAGTGCTCAAAACACATA GTCCCCTGCGTCCACACAGGCTGCTGGTTTTCATCAACCCGTTTGGAGGAAAGAACAAAGGAAGACAGATCTACCACTCACTGGTTGCCCCTTTGTTTGAGCTGGCTGGTATCAGCTCACATGTGATAG tgACTGAACGGGCCAACCATGCCAGAGACCACCTCCTTAAGAAAGACCTGACAGGCTTTGACGG CGTGGTATGTGTGGGTGGCGACGGCATGTTCAATGAAATACTTCACGGTGTGATTGGGAGGACACAGCAAGAGGCAGGCCTTTCTGAGAACGATCCTGCGGTCACTCTGCAGCAATGTCCGCTCCACATTGGCATCGTCCCTGCAG GCTCCACAGACTGTGTTTGCTACGCCACAGTGGGAGTGATCGACCCTGTTACCTCAGCTTTGCACATTGTCATTG GAGACTCTCAGCCTTTGGATGTGTGTTCAGTCCATTATGGCCCTGGTCAGGTGCGATACTCAGTGTCTCTTGTCGGCTATGGCTTCTATGGTGATGTGCTAGCTGAGAGTGAAAAACACCGCTGGATGGGACCGTTCAGATATGACTACTCAG GTGCAGTGGTGTTCCTGAGTAACAGAAGCTACAGCGGCACAGTCCAGTATCTGCCGGCAGACCCGCTGCTGTCCAGCCCGAGGGATAAAACCCGCTGCTTGTCTGG GTGTGGTGTTTGTTCCAGAAGCACCGAGAGACTTTTCAGGAACTCTTCAGATTCAGGTTCCCTGTACAGCTCTTACTCTGGTCCATTCAGTAATGACTCAGAAg gTGAGTGGGTGAGTGTGGACGGTAGGTTCAAGTGTGTGTCTCTCACATGTATGTCCAGCTCGTGTGCCAAAAGTCCTCTGggtctctctccctctgcccACCTGGCTGATGGAACTGGAGATCTCATCCTAGTATGGGATACCAACCCTCTGGGTTTCCTCAAATACCTCCACAGGCACACAACTACTCAGGATCAG TTTGACCTGCCTTTTGTGGAGGTCCATCGTGTGAAGGCAGTGCGTTTTGCCTTGGCAGGCAGAGGAGAGGAAGCAGAGGACAATGAAAGTCTGAGTAATGGGATGGATGGAGAAGATGGAGGACATGTCGAAAATGGAAGCAGAgctggatctctgcagcacctGGCAGCGGGAGCTAAGGGACAAACGATGACAAGCGAGGACAAAACAGTAACTCCCTTCATGTGTGGCCTTTGCTGCAGAAAGACTCCTGCTGTGTCAGTCTGGAACTGTGATGGAGAAATGCTGCCTTTCCCTGAGATCTTCTGCAA GATTCATGGCCAGTTGGTGCATCTCTATGCCAGGGGCATCGAGGACGGGACTTCCTTAAGAGACTGCACTGAGGAGAGGGTCGAGTCCAACACAACGTGCATCCTACAAAGATGA
- the zgc:158263 gene encoding ceramide kinase family protein isoform X1: MKTQMETDLKLESSLWVGNKRHLAVLTGWHLRWTEADKKNPDKKTVSVPVAEVVGVEEGRVEILPHKSVEDTGRDFTVFYVKRSNSRTTSGLLWRLGRTQFSCPSRVLRDQWTKHLLTVLKTHSPLRPHRLLVFINPFGGKNKGRQIYHSLVAPLFELAGISSHVIVTERANHARDHLLKKDLTGFDGVVCVGGDGMFNEILHGVIGRTQQEAGLSENDPAVTLQQCPLHIGIVPAGSTDCVCYATVGVIDPVTSALHIVIGDSQPLDVCSVHYGPGQVRYSVSLVGYGFYGDVLAESEKHRWMGPFRYDYSGAVVFLSNRSYSGTVQYLPADPLLSSPRDKTRCLSGCGVCSRSTERLFRNSSDSGSLYSSYSGPFSNDSEGEWVSVDGRFKCVSLTCMSSSCAKSPLGLSPSAHLADGTGDLILVWDTNPLGFLKYLHRHTTTQDQFDLPFVEVHRVKAVRFALAGRGEEAEDNESLSNGMDGEDGGHVENGSRAGSLQHLAAGAKGQTMTSEDKTVTPFMCGLCCRKTPAVSVWNCDGEMLPFPEIFCKIHGQLVHLYARGIEDGTSLRDCTEERVESNTTCILQR, encoded by the exons ATGAAAACGCAGATGGAGACTGATCTAAAACTAGAATCAAGTTTGTGGGTCGGAAATAAGAGACACCTGGCTGTCCTGACAGGCTGGCATCTCAGATGGACCGAGGCGGACAAGAAGAACCCAGATAAGAAAACTG TTTCAGTTCCTGTGGCGGAGGTGGTGGGAGTGGAGGAGGGCCGGGTGGAGATCCTGCCTCACAAGTCTGTAGAAGATACAGGTAGAGACTTCACAG TTTTCTATGTAAAGCGTAGCAACAGCAGGACAACCTCTGGGCTGCTGTGGAGACTGGGCCGGACCCAGTTTTCCTGCCCCAGTCGTGTCCTCAGAGACCAGTGGACGAAACACCTATTGACAGTGCTCAAAACACATA GTCCCCTGCGTCCACACAGGCTGCTGGTTTTCATCAACCCGTTTGGAGGAAAGAACAAAGGAAGACAGATCTACCACTCACTGGTTGCCCCTTTGTTTGAGCTGGCTGGTATCAGCTCACATGTGATAG tgACTGAACGGGCCAACCATGCCAGAGACCACCTCCTTAAGAAAGACCTGACAGGCTTTGACGG CGTGGTATGTGTGGGTGGCGACGGCATGTTCAATGAAATACTTCACGGTGTGATTGGGAGGACACAGCAAGAGGCAGGCCTTTCTGAGAACGATCCTGCGGTCACTCTGCAGCAATGTCCGCTCCACATTGGCATCGTCCCTGCAG GCTCCACAGACTGTGTTTGCTACGCCACAGTGGGAGTGATCGACCCTGTTACCTCAGCTTTGCACATTGTCATTG GAGACTCTCAGCCTTTGGATGTGTGTTCAGTCCATTATGGCCCTGGTCAGGTGCGATACTCAGTGTCTCTTGTCGGCTATGGCTTCTATGGTGATGTGCTAGCTGAGAGTGAAAAACACCGCTGGATGGGACCGTTCAGATATGACTACTCAG GTGCAGTGGTGTTCCTGAGTAACAGAAGCTACAGCGGCACAGTCCAGTATCTGCCGGCAGACCCGCTGCTGTCCAGCCCGAGGGATAAAACCCGCTGCTTGTCTGG GTGTGGTGTTTGTTCCAGAAGCACCGAGAGACTTTTCAGGAACTCTTCAGATTCAGGTTCCCTGTACAGCTCTTACTCTGGTCCATTCAGTAATGACTCAGAAg gTGAGTGGGTGAGTGTGGACGGTAGGTTCAAGTGTGTGTCTCTCACATGTATGTCCAGCTCGTGTGCCAAAAGTCCTCTGggtctctctccctctgcccACCTGGCTGATGGAACTGGAGATCTCATCCTAGTATGGGATACCAACCCTCTGGGTTTCCTCAAATACCTCCACAGGCACACAACTACTCAGGATCAG TTTGACCTGCCTTTTGTGGAGGTCCATCGTGTGAAGGCAGTGCGTTTTGCCTTGGCAGGCAGAGGAGAGGAAGCAGAGGACAATGAAAGTCTGAGTAATGGGATGGATGGAGAAGATGGAGGACATGTCGAAAATGGAAGCAGAgctggatctctgcagcacctGGCAGCGGGAGCTAAGGGACAAACGATGACAAGCGAGGACAAAACAGTAACTCCCTTCATGTGTGGCCTTTGCTGCAGAAAGACTCCTGCTGTGTCAGTCTGGAACTGTGATGGAGAAATGCTGCCTTTCCCTGAGATCTTCTGCAA GATTCATGGCCAGTTGGTGCATCTCTATGCCAGGGGCATCGAGGACGGGACTTCCTTAAGAGACTGCACTGAGGAGAGGGTCGAGTCCAACACAACGTGCATCCTACAAAGATGA